A stretch of DNA from Lujinxingia litoralis:
TACCCCGCCACGCTCGACCCTCGGTCACGCATATACCCCGCCATGTTCGTCCCTGGGTTGAACATCACCCGCATAAACACTGGACTTTGTTCAACCCCCGGGCGTGCATATACCCCGCAACGCTCAACCCCCGGCCGTGCATATACCCCGCGAGCGACTCCCCCACGACCTCCCCCACCGGTCCCTGGCGAGCCCCCTCCCCCCCGGGGTTGAACACGCTTAAAACGTGTCCGAAAGAAACTCGTCGAGCATCGTCGTGATCCGCTCGACTTCCTCCTCGGCCTCATCCGCTTCCGGATCAAGCTCCAGAAGCTCGGCGAAGGCCACGAGCAGCGGCTCGATCTGATCGAAGTGCAGCTCGGAGGGACGCTGCCCAAACTCCAGCAGCTCCCAGGCCTGCGCCAACGCAATGCCCAGCCCCTCTCCAACCTCCTTGATCCCCACTTGCCCGGTGGGCACCCGCAGGGTCTCGGTGTCGAGATCGAGTTCCTCGACAATCTCCTGAATCTGCGTCAGAAGCTCGGTAGCCAGGTCCACCAGCCCGTCGACATCTTCACTGTCGAGCACCTCCCCGGCGGCCTCAGCCCACTCCTCCATCTGACGATGAATGACATCCAACCCTTGCTGCAAACGCATCGTACTCGCCCTCTTCTACGGCTCCTGTTGCACTCTTCCCCCGTCGGGGGCCGGCAGTGTCTCATCACGGGCCGCGCGCCTTGTCAAACCCTTCCCTGCGAGTCAGAGATTTTTCCGCGGAAGAAATGCGACGCCTCCCCGCAACGTTGGCCCCAGAAGAAGGCCAGAGCAGGCCTATGCGGCCGTCGATCCTCCCCGATCCCTCAGGTGCAACGATGTTATTCAGCCCCCGCAAGCCCCGCATGCCTCACCCCGACGACGCCCTGCCCGGCCGTGATGAGCCGGCCTTCGAGATCCCCGAGACCCACGCCGTACTCGGCACCCCGCTCCAGCCCCCCTTCCCCAACACCACCGAAGCGGCCCTCTTCGGTATGGGATGCTTCTGGGGCGTGGAACGCAAATTCTGGCAACTTGAGGGCGTCTACTCCACCCAGGTCGGCTACGCCGCAGGATTTACCCCCAATCCCACCTACCGCGAAGTCTGCAGCGGAGAGACCGGCCACAACGAAGTCGTCCGCGTAATCTTCGATCCGGAGCGCCTCAGCTACGACGACCTTCTCAAGGTCTTCTGGGAAGGCCATGACCCCACCCAGGGCATGCGCCAGGGCAACGACGTGGGCACCCAGTACCGCAGCGGCATCTACGTCTACTCCGACGCACAGCGCGAAGCCGCCCAGGCCTCGCTTCAGGCCTACGCCACAGAGCTCGCCAACGCCGGCTACGGCGATCCCACCACCGAGATCCTCGACGCCCCCGAGTTCTACTACGCCGAGGATTATCATCAGCAGTACCTTGCCAAAAACCCCGGCGGCTACTGCGGCGTGGGAGGCACCGGCGTGAGCTGCCCGAGTGGATGGCGCGACTCGGAATAGGGCTCGTCCTCTCCCCCCGCATACCCCTCCCTCGTCGTCCCGGGGTCGAACATCACCCGCCCCGCATACCCCTCCCTCGTCGTCCCGGGGTCGAACATCACCCGCATAAACACTGCACCTTGTTCAACCCTCGGTCAGACATCTACCCCGCACACCCTCGCCCGGACTCCCCTCACTGTCCCTCCCCAGGCGCTCCCCTCCCAACAAAAAACGCCGCGATCACTCGCGGCGTTTTCTGTCACGCTCTGGCGCTCAACTTACTTCGTGTAAATCTCCACGAAGCTCGGCTCTTCGGCATTGTCCGCACGGCGGCGAGCCGTCAACGTATCGCCGGAGGCACACACGTCGTAGACCGCCTCGCCGGCGGTGAGCACACCTCCTTCCAGCGTGTAGGCTCCGGCCGATTCCTCGCCATAGCTGGCGCTCACAGCACATTCGCACTGCTGTCCGCTCGCATCGAGTTCGCAAGTCATCTCGACGTTCGGATCCACAGCGCCGGCCGACTCCGTCAACATATCGCATCCCAGGCCAAAGGTGCACGAGAAGGGCACGTGCACCATCGCCTCCACGTCGATCGTGATCGCGCGCGCAAAGTTATCAGCCGTGATCACCAGCGTCCCGTCCGTCTGAACGTCCATCGACTCAATGGTGACTCCGGCACAGAGCTGCCCCAACTGCCCGGCCAGATCGAAATCAGTGCAGGCATTGCCAAAGTCCCAGGTCCCGATGATATCGCCACCGCAGGCATCGTCCGGGCCAAAACTCGCATCGCACACCGGAGCCGGGTCGGTGCCGCCGTCAGGCTCACCGGTGCCGCCGTCGGGCTCACCGGTGCCGCTGTCGGGCTCGCCGGTACCACCATCGGGCTCACCGGTGCCACCGTCAGGCTCACCCGTGCCGCCGTCAGGCTCACCGGTGCCGCCGTCGGACCCATCCGGGGAATCCGCATCCGGCGTCCCCCCGTCTTCGTTGCCGCCGGCATCGCCCTGGCCGCCGGCGTCACCTTCACCTACGTTAAAACCGGCGTCGGTCGAGCGTCTGCCTCGGGTATCATCCTGTCCACAGGCCACGATCATCGTCGCCGCCAGAAGCAACGCCCAGGTCTTCATCCAAAATCTCATTCCATCCTCGCTCTGTCGGGGCACCTCGGCCCGCTTTTCAGCCGAATCCCCTCAACGGGGGATATGCCGCATCTTCATGGTTGAACGCGCTTTTTTTACGCTACCGTCCCCCAAAAACGCAACCACGCCCCGCTTCGCCCCTCCTCACCCCGCGAACGCGTGTTCTCAGAGGCAAGAAACAACAAGGGGAACGGGCACTTGCCCGCTCCCCTTGTCCTGACTCCAGCCATCGGCTGGCTCGCTCCCCCGACATTCGCCGGGGGAGACGCCTGTTCAGAAGCGCTCGCGCAGCAGCACCGAGGCCAGCTCATTATCGGTGTTGAAGACCTCGTTGACCTTCAGCCCCATGTCGCTCAGCGAGTACACATACTCCTCGCCCTCCTCGCCACTCATAATGATGCTGCGACGCATCCAGGAGTACCAACCCCAGTAGTCCTCCTGCACACAGCCCTCCTCAAAGCCCTGACGCACGCAGTTCGAGTTCGCCACCAGGTCGCCGTGGCTCACTCGGCCAATCTCGGCAATACCGGCGTTGGCCTCGTCCTGCTCCGCATCGATCTCAAAGAGCATCAGACCGGTGAAGCGCTCCTCACCATCCCAGATGTTCATCGGCACGCTCAGCACTCCCAGACGCTCCTGGTAGGTAAACGCGTGGTGGTTCCACATCGCCTCACTGTCCGACGACCAGCCGCCGGTGGAGATCACGTGGTGATGCTTGCGCTGCGGATCGCTCATGTCACTGACATCAAAGACCTGCAGGTGCACACCGCTCATCATGCCGTTCTCATCGCCGTCGCGACCGATGGCCAGCAGATAGTCATCACCCAGCGGGTGCAGGTAGGTCGAGAACCCGGTGATATGCAGCTCACCAAGCACCTGCGGATCGTTCGGGTCGCTCAGGTCCAGCGTGTAGAGCGGGTCGGTCTCGCGGAAGGTCACGATGTAGCCGCGATCGCCGATCATACGCGAAGCATAAATCCGCTCGGTCGGCGCCAGATTGCGCACCGAACCGGTCTCCACCAGCTCGCCGGCCTCCTCCTTAAGAATGATGATGTGGTTACCGCCCTGGTCGACCTGCTCGCCGGTGTCCTCATTCCAGTCCCAACGGTTGTCGGTGGTGGCCACACGCAGGTGATCTTCGTACTCGCTGAACGAGAACTGGTTGAGCAACCACCCGTCGACCTTGCCGCTGGCCCGATACTCGGGCTGACCATCGGCGCTCAGAGCAAACTTGTGGATATGCGACTCGTTCTGAAGGCCGTTGCCTCCCCACCACCACCACCAGCGGCTACTCATGGCCACGTAGAGGTTGTCGCGCGAGGCGTAGACCTGCCAGCCCGAAGCCATTAGACCGGTCGAATCGACCGCGGTGGACTCCTCATCGAGCTCAAAACTCGAGATCGTCAGCACACCCAGCTGCTGCGTCTGATCGGTCAGGTAGAGGTCGTCGCACTCATAAAGTGCCTCCTGGACCACCACTTCATCATCCGCGCCGATGACGCGCTTGCGC
This window harbors:
- the msrA gene encoding peptide-methionine (S)-S-oxide reductase MsrA, whose product is MLFSPRKPRMPHPDDALPGRDEPAFEIPETHAVLGTPLQPPFPNTTEAALFGMGCFWGVERKFWQLEGVYSTQVGYAAGFTPNPTYREVCSGETGHNEVVRVIFDPERLSYDDLLKVFWEGHDPTQGMRQGNDVGTQYRSGIYVYSDAQREAAQASLQAYATELANAGYGDPTTEILDAPEFYYAEDYHQQYLAKNPGGYCGVGGTGVSCPSGWRDSE
- a CDS encoding beta-propeller domain-containing protein yields the protein MEKSQKSEQWRRWWPRVAATVGAVTMVAACGPDEEPRRGDATASTSFRLTKAQTCEDVRGEVIDSLTEQVLKNRYNNYWWGPEVGEPDFDAGVPSEGDDSSGGDSPSEFTETNVQEAGVDEPDIVKTDGNYIYTVADSSLQILKSWPADQTERVGRFDFPQESYPHSLFLEGDRVAVFSSIWQGNYYYEDAVGDVEDGEDVGPTPDGERPDEVVEYFYGTRLTILDVSDRANPQVEKQVDIEGNYTSARMIDGKVYLVSNSGLRNINIWEYMYDEPLEGLPERDGETTEAELEAMREEARPIVRAYLAEKLAAEDVQNWFPRKRVIGADDEVVVQEALYECDDLYLTDQTQQLGVLTISSFELDEESTAVDSTGLMASGWQVYASRDNLYVAMSSRWWWWWGGNGLQNESHIHKFALSADGQPEYRASGKVDGWLLNQFSFSEYEDHLRVATTDNRWDWNEDTGEQVDQGGNHIIILKEEAGELVETGSVRNLAPTERIYASRMIGDRGYIVTFRETDPLYTLDLSDPNDPQVLGELHITGFSTYLHPLGDDYLLAIGRDGDENGMMSGVHLQVFDVSDMSDPQRKHHHVISTGGWSSDSEAMWNHHAFTYQERLGVLSVPMNIWDGEERFTGLMLFEIDAEQDEANAGIAEIGRVSHGDLVANSNCVRQGFEEGCVQEDYWGWYSWMRRSIIMSGEEGEEYVYSLSDMGLKVNEVFNTDNELASVLLRERF